The Actinocorallia herbida DNA window GATGCCCGACACCAGCGGCCAGCCGCTCGAAGACGACCACGACCTGCTGACCCGCGACGAGGCGGCCGAACGGCTGCGCAGCGAGATCGACGCGCTGCGGGCGGACCTGTCCGCGTACCGGCACGGCGCCGACGAGGAGTCCGCCGCCCGTGCCCGGCGGTCGGAGCAACGGCTCACCGTCCTGCTCGGCGCGCAGCGGCGCAACGCCACGGCGCAGGCCGAGGCGTCGGTGTCGGGATTCTTCGCTTACCGAGGCCCTGGGAAGTGAACACGGCGTGCGCCGCCGCCCCCTGGGGACGGCTGCGCACGCCTACGATTCCGGCGACCGCGCCTGGAAGAAGGAGAGGGCTGTCTCGGCGAAGGCGGCCACCGCGGGGGGCAGGGTGCCCTTCCGGTGGATGAGGCCGATGGGCCATTCGCGGCGGGGTGAGAGCCGCCGGACGGTGAACGTGCGGCCCGCGCCGCCCGGCAGCCCGCCCCGCGTGGTGAGGTAGGCGCCCACGCCGCCGCGCACCAGTTCCAGGCTCGTCTCGTGGTGCTCGCTCTCCGCGGCGACTCGGTAGTCGACGCCGTTCGCGGCGAACAGCTTCTCGATGGCGGTGCGTGCCACAGCTCCCGGCGGAGCCACGATGAGCGGGAGGCTCGCGACCTCGGCCAGGGTGATCGGCCGGTCGGTGCCGCCCAGAGGCGACCCGGCGGGGACCAGCGCGACGCTTTCCTCCACCGCCACCGGAACGATCTCCACATCGTGCCCGGTCCGCCCGGCCTCACCGACCCGGGCGAAGCCCACGTCGCAGAGGCCCGCAGCGACGAGGCCCGCGACGGCGTCGTCGTTCTCCGGCCGGTGCACCCTCAGCACGACCTCCGGGAACGCCTTGCGGAAGGCCGCCATGACATCGGCGGCCTCGGTGGTGAACGAGTGAAAGGCGACCACCCGAACCGTCCCGGTCATCACCCCGTGCAGCGCGTCCACCGTCGCCTGCGTCAGGTCCACCGACTCCAGCACGCGGCGGGCCGGCGCGATCAGCCGCTCCCCCGCCGGGGTGAGCACCGCACCCCGCGCGGTGCGGACGAACAGTTCCGTCTGGAACTCGATCTCCAGCCGGTTCACCGCCTGCGACAGGGACGGCTGCGAGAGCCCCAGGGCCCGGGCGGCCTCGGAGAACGACCCGTGCTCCGCGACGAGGACGAAGCTCTTCAGCTGCTGGATTTCCACGGACCGACCTCACGCTTCAACGAAGACGCAACCCTACCGGCCGGCAGCGCTCCGCAGCCGGAGACATCAGGCGGTGGCAGTTTCTGCCACCAAGGCATGGCAGAAACTGCCATACGCTGGTAGCGTCGGTCGACGTCCGGGTCGAGCGGTCTTCTTGATCGCGATCGCGGACGGTCACCCTTCTCTGTGAGGAGCGCTCCATGAGCTCAACCACCCCCGGCCCCGTCGTCATCGAGGCCGCCATCACCCCGCTGCGCAAGGGCCAGCCTCTGCAGACGACCGAGCAGATCATCCACGAGGCGACGGAGTCGCTGGCCGCGGGCGCGGCGATCGTCCACCACCACCACGACTTCCGGCAGACCCGCGAGGACGCCGTGGCGCAGGTCGTTCACGTGGAGAGCGAACTGCTCAAGGCGTACCCGGACGCCTTCGTCTACAACGACTACCTCGCGGGCGACAGGATCATGGAGGAGAAGAACGCCCACCTGCCCGCCCTCGCGGCGGCGGGCGCCCTCACCATGGCCGCGCTCGACCCGGGCCTCACCCAGTTCGGCATGCTCACCGACGACGGGCTGCCCAACCGGCACGTCCAGGGCGGCGCCGACTACGCCTCGGCGCACGAGGTGGTCGAGTTCACTCGCGGTACCGGCACCCCGCTGAGCCTCGGCGTCTACGACCCGAGCAATCTCCGCTGGATCCTCGCCTACGCGGCCAAGGGCATGTTCCCGGCCGGGTCCATGATCAAGCTGTACTTCGGCGGCGAGTACCAGCTCGGCGGCGACCGCTGGCCGACCGCCGGTTTCGGCCTGCCCCCGACCAGGCAGGCCCTGGACATGTACCTCTCCATGATGGAGGGCTGCGACCTGCCCTGGATCGTCAGCATCCAGGGAGGCGTCCTGCTCGACTCCGAGATCGCCGTGCGCGCGCTGGAGCTCGGCGGCCACCTGCGGGTCGGCGTCGAGGACACCGCGGGCGCCACCGCGATGACCAACCGCGAGACCGTCGAGGCCGCCGTCGCCCTCGCCGCGAAGGCCGGCCGGCCCGTCGCGGCCGGTGCCGAGGCCAACCTCGTCCTCAAGGGCGGTGCCGCGTGAGCACGCTGACGAGTTCCGCGTCCCTGCCCGAGGTCCGGCTCTGGCTGGGCGAGAAGAAGTCGCAGGACGGGTCCGGCGGGGTGTTCGACCACGTGAACCCGACGACCGGGCGGGTGCAGGCGCGGGTTCCGCTGGCGGGGGCCGCCGAGGTGGCCGAGGCCGTCGAGGCGTCCGCCGCGGCCTTCCCGGCCTGGCGCGGCCTGCGCCCCGACCAGCGGCGGGATGCGCTGCTGCGGCTCGGCGCGCTGATCCTCCAGAACGAGCCGGAGCTCACCCGGATCGCCGCGCTGGAGAACGGCAGCCCGGTGATCGGCGGACCGCGCTACGTGCGCCTCGCCGTCAACTGGCTGACGTACTACGCGGGATGGGCCGACAAGCTCCAGGGCTCGGTCTCGGGCTCCTTCGTCCAGGGCACCGACTTCACCTACAGCCAGCCCGAGCCGTACGGGGTCATCGGCGCGATCATCACGTGGAACGTTCCGCTCGCGTCGCTGTGCATGAAGGTCGTTCCGGCGCTGGCGGCGGGCAACACCGTGGTCGTCAAGCCGTCGGAGTTCACGCCGTTCACCGCGGAGATGTTCGCGCGGCTCGCCGAGGAGGCGGGCCTCCCCGCCGGAGCGATCACCGTGGTGCCCGGCACCGCCGCGGCGGGCCAGGCCCTCGTGGCGCACCCGAAGGTGCAGAAGATCTCCTTCACCGGAGGCCCGGCCACCGCCCGCAAGATCCTCGCGACCTGCGGCGAGCACCTCAAGCCGTCGGTGATGGAGCTCGGCGGCAAGTCTGCGAACATCATCTTCGCCGACGCAGACCTGGACAAGGCGGCCGCGGAGACGATCCGGATGGGGCTGTCCGCGCTCAGCGGGCAGGCGTGCATCCTCGGCTCGCGCGTCCTGGTGCAGGACCCCGTGTACGACGAGGTGGTGGCCAAGCTCGTCGCCGCCGCCGAGGCACTGCCGGTGGGCGACCCGTCGCAGCCCGGCGTGCTGTTCGGGCCGGTGATCGACAAGGCGGCGCAGCAGCGCATCCTGGGGGTCATCGACCAGGCCCGCGAGGACGGTTCCGGCAAGCTGGCCACCGGCGGCCGCCCCGTCGGGGGCGACCTGGCGAACGGCAGCTTCGTCGAGCCGACGATCTTCACCGACGTGGACCCGGCCGGTCCGCTCGCGCAGAACGAGGTGTTCGGCCCCGTCATCTCCGTCATGCGGTTCGGCACCGACGACGAGGCCGTGGCGATCGCCAACGGCACCGAGTTCGGGCTCGCGGCCTACATCCACTCCCGCGACGTCACCCGCGTCCACGGCATCGCCGACCGGCTGGAGGCCGGAACCGTCTACGTCAACGGCGCCGCGGTCGTCCAGCCCTGGACTCCGTTCGGCGGGCAGGGCGAGTCGGGGTTCGGCCGCGAGGGCGGCTACCAGGGCATCGCGGAGTTCATCCGGCCCAAGACCGTCGCCATCGCACCCCTGAGGTGACCCCGGGGCGCCCCTGCCCCGGGGCGCCCTCCCCCGCCAGGACCCCGCGTCCACCACGTACAACGCATCTCGGAGCATCCGATGAACCCCACTGCCGACTTCACCCACCGGACGGTCCTCATCACAGGAGCCGGATCCGGCATCGGCCGGGCAGCCGCGCTGCGGTTCGCCGCCCTGGGCGCCGGTGTCGTCGTCGCCGAACTCGACCCTGCCCGCGCCGAGACCGTGGCCCGCGAGGTCGCGGAACTCGGCGGCACCGCCCAGGTGTCCGTCGGCGACCTGAGCGACCCGGACGTCGTCGCGCGGACCGTCGCGACGGCCGTCGACGGATTCGGCGGCCTCGACGTCCTCATCAACAACGCGGGCGTCTACGACACGATGTCCGCGATCGGCGACGTCACCGACGCCGAGTGGGAGCGCGTCCTCCGCGTCAATCTCACCGCCCCGTTCCTGATGACCCGCGCCGCGCTGCCTCACCTGCTCGCCGCCGGGCGCGGCGTCATCGTCAACACCGCGTCGGAGGCCGGCCTTCGCGGCAGCGCCGCGGGGACCGCGTACACCGTCTCCAAGCACGGGTTGATCGGGCTCACCAGGTCGACGGCCGTCATGTACCGGGACAAGGGACTGCGGGTCAACGCCGTGGCCCCCGGCGGCGTCGCCACCAACCTGGTCACCGAGATGCGGGCCGACCCGACGGCACTCGGGCCCGGCACCGTCAGCGGTTACGCGAAGCTGAACTCCGGCCGTCTGGGCGAGGCCGACGAGATCGCCGCGGCGATCGTCTTCCTCGCCTCCGACGCCGCGAGCAACATCAACGGGGCCGTCCTCCCCGTGGACAACGGCTGGTCCGCGGTCTGACCTCCGACCTGTCGCACGGGGCCCTGCGCGCCGCGCCGGGTCCCGTGCCTCACGGCGTCACTTCTCCGTGACGGCGGACAGCGCCGGGGCCAGCATTTCCAGGGCGTCGGCGAAGACCTTCTCCGGGCCCTCCTCTCCGGTGTCCCCTTCGAGCGGCTGCGTCGACAGGCGCGCCGCGGTGGCCACCATCGCCCCCGCCAGGACGGCGCGACGCGAGCGCGGGTCGATGCCGAGCCGGACCGCGATGGCCTCGGCCCACAGGCGCTCGCTGTCGGTCATCACCTGGAGCCATTGGGCGCGGAAGCTCTCCTCGTCCCGGAAGATCCGGTGCAGGGCCCGCAACCGGTCCACATGAGTGACGGCCCACGACTCGGCCCACGCCCGCGACAGCGACGTCCCCAGCGGCTCGTCCGCCGGGCGGCCGATCACCTCGGCCGCGATCCGCTCCGCCCCCGCCGTGAAGAACGGACGGATGACGTCCTCCTTGCGCGGAAAGTACCGGTAGAACGACCGCTCCGAGACCCCCGCGTGCCGCGCGAGTTCCTTGATGGTGAACGCCGTCGTCCCCTGCTCGATGAACAGCTCCACCACGGCCCGGGACGCCGCGAGCACCGTCCGCGCCTTGACCGCGCTCGCACCGCCCTCTGCGGCGGCCGTCCCCTCCTGCGCCATGACCCCTCACCCACGTCGTCTCCCGCCCGACGCTAGCAGCCCCACCGCCTCCGGCCCGCACCAGCCGATCCCTCGCGCGGGCCTCGGGCGCCGACGGCCGGAGCACGTGTGTTCCGGCCTCCGATGGGTACGAAGTCCGCCGAGGAAAGCATCCTCGGCCTGGTCGCGCTTGGTGTAGAGGTCCCAGTACAGGGGGCGATCTGCTCGGCGGAGGCCGAGAGGAAGCCCCCGGGGCCGCCCTCGCCGATCCAGACGCCGACCGCGACGTCGGCGGCGTGGACGCCCGAGCCGATGAGTTCGTTGTGGAGGTTTCCGGAGCCGGTTGCGCAGGGCCGCCGTCAGCGACGCCCCCGGTCCAGCACGTCGGCGGTGAACGCCGCCGCCACCGGCACCGCCGCCACCGACTCCTGGCGCCGCCTCATCGGCTCCCTCCTCCAAGCCTTCGCCGCACTCCTGCCGCCCGCCCCCGACCCCATGGACCTCGCCCGCGCCATGCTCGGCCTCGCCTGCGCCTCGACCGGCGTGGAAGCGCGGCGACCGGTCCGCCGGACCCCGGCCACTGACCCGGCGGATCGCCCCTCCTCCTCCGGCGTGGAAGAAGGACGATCCGTCCGATGCCGCTCCTCGTCGGAGCCGGTTCAGCGCACGGTGAAGCCGGCGTCGACCGGGAGGGTGATGCCGGTGACGTACGCGGCCCGGTCGCTGACCAGCCAGGCCACCGCCTCGGCGATGTCCTCGGGTTCGAGGACGGCGACCGGCAGCGCGTTCTGCATCGCCGACAGGTTGGAGCCGAGCGCCGCGGCCACCTCCCTGAACGCGTCGTTTTCTATCATCCCGGTCCGCACGCCCGTCGGGTGGACGGTGTTGACGCGGATGCCGTGCGGTGCGAGGTCGTTGGCGAAGACCTGCATGAGACCGACGAGGCCGCGCTTGGCCGCCGTGTACGCCTGCGACGCGGCGAGCGGTGATCCGACGCCCTTGAGACCCGCGGACGAGCTCGTGATGACGATGGAGCCGCCGCGGCCGCCCTCGATCAGCGCGGGGATCGCGACCCGGCAGGCGTTCCACACCCCGGTGAGGTTGGTGTCGATGATGTCGCGCCACTCGGCAACCGGGTCCTCTTCGCCGTACTTCACGATCCCGGCGTTGGCAATCACGATGTCGATCCTGCCGAACTCCGCCAGGCCCGCGTCGAACGCCGCCTTGAGCTCCGCCTGGTCACGGACGTCGGCGACGCGGGCGACCATCCCGCCGCCCGCGGCCTCGACCAGTTTCCGCGTCTCCTCCAGGTCCGCGGGGGAGGCGTTCGGGTAGTCCATCGACGCGAGGTCGGCGCAGATGTCGACGCCGATGATCGAGACGCCTTCGCCCGCGAGCCGCACGGCGTGCGCGCGGCCCTGTCCCCGGGCCGCCCCGGTGATGAAGGCGACCTTGCCTGCCAGACCTGTTTCCATGATGGTGCTTCCTCACTGCGTGATCATGTGATGTGCGGACCGGGCCGCGCTGGACCCGGGTGGAGCAGGGCCGGCCTCAGGCGATGGCGATGCCGACGGCCTTCACCCGGAGGAACTCCTCGACACCCTGGCGTCCGCCCTCCTTGCCGAAACCGCTGAGGCCCAGCCCGCCGAACGGTCGGTGCACTGCGAGGTTGGGCGCGCCGTTGACGAGGACCTCTCCGGTGACCAGGGCCTCGGCGACGCGGTGCGCGCGGCCCAGGTCCGCGGTCTGGATATAGGCCGACAGGCCGTAGCGGGTGGTGTTGGCGATGAAGATCGCCTCTTCCTCGGTGTCGAACGGGATGAGGGACAGCACCGGACCGAAGACCTCGGTCTGGCCGAGCCGGGAGTGCGGGTCCACGTCGGCGAAGACGGTGGGCGCGATGAAGTACCCGCCGGACAGCTCCCCGTCCAGGCTGAGCCGGCCGCCACCGGTGATCAGGCGTGCTCCGTCGGCCTCGGCCTGCTCGATCATCGTGGTGATGCGGTCGACGGCGGCGGCGTTGACGACCGGCCCGGACAGGACGGCGGGGTCGAACGGGTCGCCCACGGTGATGGTCTCGGCGATCGCGGTGACCCTGGCGATCACCTCGTCGTAGATCTCCCGCTGCACCAGCATCCGGGTGGGGAACGCGCAGCCCTGCCCGGACATGGTCGCCACCGGCAGGATCACCCCGTGCGCGCATGCCACGTCGAGATTCGCGTCGGCGAACACGATGTTGGCGGATTTGCCGCCCAGCTCCATCACCGACGGCTTCATCTGCTCGGCGCAGGCGCAGAGGATCTTGCGGGCGGTCTCCGGCCCGCCGGTGAAGGTCACCTTCTCCACCAGCGGGTGCGCCACCAGGGCCGCGCCCGCCTCCGCCGTTCCGGGCAGGATGTTGACGACCCCGGCCGGGATGCCGGCCTCGGCCACCAGGTCGGCGAACAGCTCACCGCAGAACGGCGTCAGCTCCGAGGGCTTGACCACCACCGTGTTCCCGGCCGCCAGCGCCGCCGGGATCTTCATGGCCAGCGACACCAGGGGCCCGTTCCAGGTGATGATCACGCCGATCACCCCGTACGGCTGGGGCAGCGTGTAGCCGAACTCGCCGGTGTCGCCGGGCGAGGCCGTCACGTCCCCGGAGATCTTGTCGGCCCACCCCGCGTAGTACCGCGTCCACTCCGCCGAGATCGGCACGAAGCCGCCCGAGACCATCAGCGGCGTTCCGTTGTCGAGCGTGCCCCGCCGGGTGAACTCGGCGGCGTTGGCCTCGATCAGGTCGGCCAGCCGCGCCAGCAGCCGGCGGCGCTCGGCCGGAGGCGTCCGCCGCCACGACGCGAACGCCTCATGCGCCACCCGGACTGCCTGGTCGACCTCGGCGACCCCGGCCAGCGGGATCCGCGCGTCGACCTGCCCGGTGGCCGGATCGACGTGCTCGTACACGCCGCCCGAACCCTTCTCCAGGCGCTCGGCGCCGATCCGCAGATGCACGGCGGGACGCGTGCGGTCCACTTCCTGCCCGGTCGTCGTCATGACGTCACTTCCTCTTCTCAGGGGGCGGCGCGCTAAGCGCCGCCGATGGACGGGGCCCGCTTCGTCGAGCGGGCCGCTCAGGCCAGGGCTTCGGAGCCCTCAGGTGCCGCCGGGGTGAACGTCGCCGGAAGCGTGATCCACCCGTTGCCGATCCCGATGGTGGGGTAGTGGCGCGCGCCGGACGCGTCGATGGCGTAGTCGGGCAGCCGGCGCAGCACCTCCTCCAGCACGACGGCGAACTCCGCGCGGGCCAGGTTGGAGCCCAGGCAGCGGTGGATGCCCAGACCGAAGGACTGGTGCCGGTTCGGGAAGCGGTCGAGCACCACCTCCTCGGGCCGGTCGAAGACGGCTTCGTCAAAGTTGGCCGACGCCCACGACAGCAGGAGCCGCTCCCCCGCCTTGATGGGCTGCCCGCCGACCTCGCAGTCCCGGGTGGCGGTGCGCGCCAGCACCTGGACGGGAGAGAAGTAGCGCAGGAACTCCTCGCCCGCCGGAGCGATCAGCTCGGGCCGCTCCCGCAACCTGGTGCGTTCGGCCGGGTTGCGATCCAGCCATTCCAGGGCGCTGCCGATCAGGTTGGTGGTGGTGTCGATGCCACCGAAGATCACCAGCGTCACCATCTCCAGGATCCGCTCGTCGCTCAGCAGGCGCCCGTCGATCTCGGCCCGCACCAGGTGGGAGAGGAGGTCGTCGGCGGGTTCGGCCCGCCTGCGCGCGATGGTCTCGGTGATCTGCCCGATCAGGGTGAACATGGCGGTCATCGCCGCCTCGTTCCCGGGGGTGCCCGGCACCGTGTGGATCATCGCGTGCACGGCGTCGGAGAAGGGCCGCCAGTCCTCGACGGGCAGGCCCAGCAGCTTCAGGGTGAGGATGGCCGGCACCGGGGCGGCGATGTCCCCGATCAGATCGGCCTTTCCGGTCTCGATGACCCGGTCGACGCAGAAGGTGGTGACCTCGCGCAGGTAGGGCCGCCACTGCTTGGCCGCTCCCGGGGAGAACCACGGAGTGAGCAGTCTGCGATAGGCGAAGAACTCCGGCGGGTCCATCTCGATCGGCACCTGCCGCAGCGCCGACGCCGGGATCGTGGCTCCGTTGCGCGAGCCGTCGGGCAGCTCCTGGTAGGAGGAGAAGGTGGCGTCGTCGTGGGCGACCGCGGCGACGTCGTCGTACCGGCTGACGACCCAGAGTCCGCCGTGCGCCCCGCTGTGCGCCACCGGGCAGGTGGACCGCAGGTCCTCGTTGATCGCGCGCCAGTTCTCCGCGTAGTCGGGTGAGTGGTGGTCGAAGTCCACGTCGGTCATGGTTCGGTTCCTGTCTGCTGGGGGGACGGATCAGCCTCGGACGGTGAGAGCACGCTCGGGACAGGTCGCCGCGGCACGCCCGGCCGCCGCTTCTCCGCCCGGAGGCACCTCGTCGCCGGTCGACAGGGCGCGTCCGGCCTCCTCGTCGAAGTCGAGGAGATCCGGCGCCGCCATGAGGCACAGGGCATGCCCCTGACAGCGCTCGGGATCGATGGCGATGTGCATGATCGGCCTCCCTGTCCTGCGCCTGCTCACGGCCGCGCGCCGCGGCCGGGCAGGTGATCCGACGAGCGGCGAACACCCGCAACCAGAACTACTTAGATAACCAGGTGATCGCCGTCACACCATAATACGGACGATTTGCGTCTGCAATAGATGGGGCATACTCGGTGTGCGATCTCGGGGAGGGTGGAAGGTGGGCGACGGCACGACGGGGCCCGGTCGTCCGCGCGACCCCGATCTCACCCCTCGGGTACTGGCCGCCGCGCTCGACGTGTACGCCCGCACCGGCTGGGCGGCGTTCACCCTGGACGCCGTCGCACGTCAGGCCAGGGTCGGCAAGGCCGCCCTCTACCGCCGCTGGCCCACCAAGGACCACCTGCTCTTCGACGCCATCGAGGCCCACACCCAGCCCCTGGTCGCCACCGACACGGGCTCCCTGCACGGCGACACCCGGGCACTGGCATCGGCCCTCCTAGAGCACTTCCTGTACCCCGCCGGATGGGTGACGCTGCGCATCGAAGTTGACGCCTCCACCGAGCCGGCGACCTTCGCCCGCTTTCACGAGAAGATCGTCGCCATGCACCGCGACGGTGCCGAGCGCATGGTCCAGCGCGCGATCGACCGCGGCGAGCTACCCTCCGGCATCCACACGCGATCCTTTACCGAGGCCCTCTACGGAGCCGTCCTCATGCACGCCCTGTCGATGACCCAGGACCAGCGCGAACAGGCCCGCCACGAGGTCGCCGAGCACGTCACCCCGATCGTCGACTTCGTCCTCGCCGCTTCCATGACACGCGCCGCCCTCCCGGACTGACGCCGGCGCGCCTGCTCTCGACGCACGGCCGCCGGAAACCGGCGACCAGATAAAAGCAAGAGGGCGACATAGCTCACTAGGTTGCCTATCATGACCTTAGAGAGGAGCATGCCCATGGAGCGTCTGGATGACAAGGTGGCCGTGGTGACCGGAGGTGCGAACGGCATCGGTGCGGGCATCGGCCGGGCACTCGCCCAGGCCGGTGCGCACGTGGTGGTGGCCGACGTCGACCGCAGTGCCGCCGAGATCACGGCAGGCGAGCTCGGCAGGATCGGTGTGCGCACACTGGCCGTCGAGTGCGACGTGCGCGAGCGCGCCGCGGTCGAGGCCCTGGCGGAACACTCCTGGCAGGCCTTCGGCCGGGTGGACGTCATGGTGAACAACGCGGGTGTCCTGCCTCCCGTGGGGCGTCTCGTCGATCTCGCCGAGCAGGAGGTGCGCCGGGTCCTGGACGTGAACGTCGTCGGGGTTTGGCAGGGGTGCTCGGTCTTCGGGCGGCGTTTCATCGAACAGGGGACCCCGGCGCACATCCTCAACACCGGCTCGGAGAACAGCCTCGGCATCCCCCACACGGGCGCCGCGGCCTACACGGCCAGCAAGCATGCCGTGCTCGGCCTTTCGGACGTGCT harbors:
- a CDS encoding LysR family transcriptional regulator, with the translated sequence MEIQQLKSFVLVAEHGSFSEAARALGLSQPSLSQAVNRLEIEFQTELFVRTARGAVLTPAGERLIAPARRVLESVDLTQATVDALHGVMTGTVRVVAFHSFTTEAADVMAAFRKAFPEVVLRVHRPENDDAVAGLVAAGLCDVGFARVGEAGRTGHDVEIVPVAVEESVALVPAGSPLGGTDRPITLAEVASLPLIVAPPGAVARTAIEKLFAANGVDYRVAAESEHHETSLELVRGGVGAYLTTRGGLPGGAGRTFTVRRLSPRREWPIGLIHRKGTLPPAVAAFAETALSFFQARSPES
- a CDS encoding 3-keto-5-aminohexanoate cleavage protein, encoding MSSTTPGPVVIEAAITPLRKGQPLQTTEQIIHEATESLAAGAAIVHHHHDFRQTREDAVAQVVHVESELLKAYPDAFVYNDYLAGDRIMEEKNAHLPALAAAGALTMAALDPGLTQFGMLTDDGLPNRHVQGGADYASAHEVVEFTRGTGTPLSLGVYDPSNLRWILAYAAKGMFPAGSMIKLYFGGEYQLGGDRWPTAGFGLPPTRQALDMYLSMMEGCDLPWIVSIQGGVLLDSEIAVRALELGGHLRVGVEDTAGATAMTNRETVEAAVALAAKAGRPVAAGAEANLVLKGGAA
- a CDS encoding aldehyde dehydrogenase family protein, producing MSTLTSSASLPEVRLWLGEKKSQDGSGGVFDHVNPTTGRVQARVPLAGAAEVAEAVEASAAAFPAWRGLRPDQRRDALLRLGALILQNEPELTRIAALENGSPVIGGPRYVRLAVNWLTYYAGWADKLQGSVSGSFVQGTDFTYSQPEPYGVIGAIITWNVPLASLCMKVVPALAAGNTVVVKPSEFTPFTAEMFARLAEEAGLPAGAITVVPGTAAAGQALVAHPKVQKISFTGGPATARKILATCGEHLKPSVMELGGKSANIIFADADLDKAAAETIRMGLSALSGQACILGSRVLVQDPVYDEVVAKLVAAAEALPVGDPSQPGVLFGPVIDKAAQQRILGVIDQAREDGSGKLATGGRPVGGDLANGSFVEPTIFTDVDPAGPLAQNEVFGPVISVMRFGTDDEAVAIANGTEFGLAAYIHSRDVTRVHGIADRLEAGTVYVNGAAVVQPWTPFGGQGESGFGREGGYQGIAEFIRPKTVAIAPLR
- a CDS encoding SDR family NAD(P)-dependent oxidoreductase, with the translated sequence MNPTADFTHRTVLITGAGSGIGRAAALRFAALGAGVVVAELDPARAETVAREVAELGGTAQVSVGDLSDPDVVARTVATAVDGFGGLDVLINNAGVYDTMSAIGDVTDAEWERVLRVNLTAPFLMTRAALPHLLAAGRGVIVNTASEAGLRGSAAGTAYTVSKHGLIGLTRSTAVMYRDKGLRVNAVAPGGVATNLVTEMRADPTALGPGTVSGYAKLNSGRLGEADEIAAAIVFLASDAASNINGAVLPVDNGWSAV
- a CDS encoding TetR/AcrR family transcriptional regulator; translated protein: MAQEGTAAAEGGASAVKARTVLAASRAVVELFIEQGTTAFTIKELARHAGVSERSFYRYFPRKEDVIRPFFTAGAERIAAEVIGRPADEPLGTSLSRAWAESWAVTHVDRLRALHRIFRDEESFRAQWLQVMTDSERLWAEAIAVRLGIDPRSRRAVLAGAMVATAARLSTQPLEGDTGEEGPEKVFADALEMLAPALSAVTEK
- a CDS encoding mycofactocin-coupled SDR family oxidoreductase — its product is METGLAGKVAFITGAARGQGRAHAVRLAGEGVSIIGVDICADLASMDYPNASPADLEETRKLVEAAGGGMVARVADVRDQAELKAAFDAGLAEFGRIDIVIANAGIVKYGEEDPVAEWRDIIDTNLTGVWNACRVAIPALIEGGRGGSIVITSSSAGLKGVGSPLAASQAYTAAKRGLVGLMQVFANDLAPHGIRVNTVHPTGVRTGMIENDAFREVAAALGSNLSAMQNALPVAVLEPEDIAEAVAWLVSDRAAYVTGITLPVDAGFTVR
- a CDS encoding aldehyde dehydrogenase family protein — encoded protein: MTTTGQEVDRTRPAVHLRIGAERLEKGSGGVYEHVDPATGQVDARIPLAGVAEVDQAVRVAHEAFASWRRTPPAERRRLLARLADLIEANAAEFTRRGTLDNGTPLMVSGGFVPISAEWTRYYAGWADKISGDVTASPGDTGEFGYTLPQPYGVIGVIITWNGPLVSLAMKIPAALAAGNTVVVKPSELTPFCGELFADLVAEAGIPAGVVNILPGTAEAGAALVAHPLVEKVTFTGGPETARKILCACAEQMKPSVMELGGKSANIVFADANLDVACAHGVILPVATMSGQGCAFPTRMLVQREIYDEVIARVTAIAETITVGDPFDPAVLSGPVVNAAAVDRITTMIEQAEADGARLITGGGRLSLDGELSGGYFIAPTVFADVDPHSRLGQTEVFGPVLSLIPFDTEEEAIFIANTTRYGLSAYIQTADLGRAHRVAEALVTGEVLVNGAPNLAVHRPFGGLGLSGFGKEGGRQGVEEFLRVKAVGIAIA
- a CDS encoding cytochrome P450; its protein translation is MTDVDFDHHSPDYAENWRAINEDLRSTCPVAHSGAHGGLWVVSRYDDVAAVAHDDATFSSYQELPDGSRNGATIPASALRQVPIEMDPPEFFAYRRLLTPWFSPGAAKQWRPYLREVTTFCVDRVIETGKADLIGDIAAPVPAILTLKLLGLPVEDWRPFSDAVHAMIHTVPGTPGNEAAMTAMFTLIGQITETIARRRAEPADDLLSHLVRAEIDGRLLSDERILEMVTLVIFGGIDTTTNLIGSALEWLDRNPAERTRLRERPELIAPAGEEFLRYFSPVQVLARTATRDCEVGGQPIKAGERLLLSWASANFDEAVFDRPEEVVLDRFPNRHQSFGLGIHRCLGSNLARAEFAVVLEEVLRRLPDYAIDASGARHYPTIGIGNGWITLPATFTPAAPEGSEALA
- a CDS encoding ferredoxin; the protein is MHIAIDPERCQGHALCLMAAPDLLDFDEEAGRALSTGDEVPPGGEAAAGRAAATCPERALTVRG
- a CDS encoding TetR/AcrR family transcriptional regulator, encoding MGDGTTGPGRPRDPDLTPRVLAAALDVYARTGWAAFTLDAVARQARVGKAALYRRWPTKDHLLFDAIEAHTQPLVATDTGSLHGDTRALASALLEHFLYPAGWVTLRIEVDASTEPATFARFHEKIVAMHRDGAERMVQRAIDRGELPSGIHTRSFTEALYGAVLMHALSMTQDQREQARHEVAEHVTPIVDFVLAASMTRAALPD
- a CDS encoding SDR family NAD(P)-dependent oxidoreductase; the protein is MERLDDKVAVVTGGANGIGAGIGRALAQAGAHVVVADVDRSAAEITAGELGRIGVRTLAVECDVRERAAVEALAEHSWQAFGRVDVMVNNAGVLPPVGRLVDLAEQEVRRVLDVNVVGVWQGCSVFGRRFIEQGTPAHILNTGSENSLGIPHTGAAAYTASKHAVLGLSDVLRRELPEFIGVSVLCPGMVATRLGSAEPNPVLAAGMDADAVGRRAVEGILRGDFYILTHPPVVELARERWEELSTAFGVQAPRFPGDEELDTREILRRNRQARRNR